The Niabella beijingensis genomic interval AATGCTTCCATCCGGATCATTGACCTGGCCAATGACTTCCGCCTGAGAAAGGACAGCAATCAGCCGGAACTGAACCGCAGCTTTGTTTACGGGCTTCCGGAATTGAACCGGGAAGCGATCCGGAAAGCACAGAACATTGCCAATCCCGGGTGCTTTGCCACAACCATTCAGCTGGGATTGTTACCACTGGCGCACACCGGTGTTCTTAAAGAGATCTACACCACCGGCATTACAGGTTCAACAGGAGCGGGTCAAAAACTGGCCGCCACCTCCCATTTCAGCTGGAGGGCCAACAATATACAGGCCTATAAAACACTGACACACCAGCACCTGGGAGAAATAGGCGAATCGTTGGACCAGCTGCAACCGGGCACAGAGATCGACCTGAGCTTTGTTCCCTGGCGGGGCGATTTTGCCCGTGGGATCTTTATCAGCTCCACCATCACTACAGACCTGGCACTTGAAGAACTGTATGTACTTTTTGAAGATTTTTACAAGGGCCATCCCTTTACTTCAGTGAGCCGCACACCGATTTTCCTAAAACAGATCGTAAACACCAACAAGGCTGTGATACAACTGGAAAAAGTAGGTACCAAACTAGTAGTGCATTCGGCAGCAGACAATCTTTTAAAAGGCGCCAGCGGACAGGCGGTACAAAATATGAACCTCCTGTTTGATCTGGATGAAAGAGCAGGTCTGAACCTGAAACCGGCCGCTTTTTAATCCGGCGGTTATTTAAACAGGCGGTTGTCCAGACCATAGGGCCGGGATTCAACAATTTTTACCTTTTTAAAATCCGAATGCTGGGGATTCAGCAGAAGATTGCATTCTTCAGGGATCACAGCAGAAGGCATCCGCAGCACCAGGTGGGAGCGGTGCAGCAGGAACTGGTCGCCCATAAACCGCGTATACTCCATATCCTCCGCCCATTTGTCCTTCAGAACATTTAGCTGGATCTGAACACCCGGACTTTCGGGAACATCAAGCGTAAGCAGGTAGTAATTCAGCAGCATTTTATACAGACCACGGTCAAAATTCACGACGATTTCCAACGCCGCCAGCGAAATATGTTCAGAGGTATAAAGTGCATATACTCCTTTCGAATTCCAGCGGCCTCCAAACAGAAAAGCACCGTATCCGGAAATATCTTCCCGGTAAGGAGCATTTACCAGACGATAGACCAGCATCAGGCGGAGATTCCGTGTTCAAGACGATGAAGCAGCGCAATGACCTCCTCTATACCGGCATGTGTGGTAAGCTGCTCTTTTACCAACGCCCCGTTTAAAGAAAAAGGCCGGCTGTCGAGCCACTGGCGAAACCCCTCCTTACCAAAGAAATCATTGCCGATATCGATCAGCATTTCCAGCAAAAGGATCCGTTCGATCTGGAGGCCGTTAAAACCGCTGCCGTCTTTTGCGTAGCGGTGCAGGGAGCGTTCGCTGATATAAAGCAGATCTGCCCAGTCATTTAAAGTGAACGGACTTTTGTCTGCAATTTTTTTAAAACGGGCATACGTAAAGTCTTTTACTGCAGGTTCTTTTTTGGAACTTTTCTGCCGCACTTCATAGATGGCTTCAAAATCCGAAACCATCGGAAGAGGAGCATCGGCTGCTGTAGGATATTTTTTGGTGCTTTTTTTCACAAAACGACTTTTGTCACAAATATACGTGTTTTTTGTCGTATTTCAATTTCATGCCGCTATTGCTCATTTTTACTGGTCTTGGACCATACTTCATAGATCGGATCCCCTTTGGAACTCAATCCGGTATGCACCCAGTTGCTTCCTTCCATCCGGTCTTTAAATTC includes:
- the argC gene encoding N-acetyl-gamma-glutamyl-phosphate reductase codes for the protein MKIKAGIIGGAGYTGGELIRLLIHHPFVTISFIHSRSNAGKPVTDVHSDLIGDTDLIFSGDISQDIDVLFLCLGHGESTKFLKETPVNASIRIIDLANDFRLRKDSNQPELNRSFVYGLPELNREAIRKAQNIANPGCFATTIQLGLLPLAHTGVLKEIYTTGITGSTGAGQKLAATSHFSWRANNIQAYKTLTHQHLGEIGESLDQLQPGTEIDLSFVPWRGDFARGIFISSTITTDLALEELYVLFEDFYKGHPFTSVSRTPIFLKQIVNTNKAVIQLEKVGTKLVVHSAADNLLKGASGQAVQNMNLLFDLDERAGLNLKPAAF
- a CDS encoding RES family NAD+ phosphorylase is translated as MLVYRLVNAPYREDISGYGAFLFGGRWNSKGVYALYTSEHISLAALEIVVNFDRGLYKMLLNYYLLTLDVPESPGVQIQLNVLKDKWAEDMEYTRFMGDQFLLHRSHLVLRMPSAVIPEECNLLLNPQHSDFKKVKIVESRPYGLDNRLFK